The Priestia megaterium NBRC 15308 = ATCC 14581 region TGGTCAATTGACACGCTGCCGATGATTCCAGACCGCTTTCAATATGAAGTGACGCGCTCAAAAGCAAAGCAGTTTCAAGTGGTAAAAAAACTGCTTAAAAAGCCGACGGTCACAGAAATTATACATGCGGGAGATGCGGGGCGCGAAGGAGAATTAATCGTTCGTAATATCATTCAGCTGTCAGGTGTGCATAAGCCGATGAAACGATTGTGGATTTCTTCTTTAACGCCAAAAGCCATTTATGATGGGTTTCAGCAGTTAAAAGACGAAAGTGATACGCGTAACCTTTATTATGAAGCCTATACAAGAGCATGTGCAGATTGGGTCGTTGGGATGAATGCTTCACGGGTGTATAGCATTTTGTTAAAAAAGCATGGTATGTCAGATGTTTTTTCGGCAGGGCGCGTGCAGACGCCAACTCTTGCTTTGATCGTGAAGCGTGAAAAAGAAATTGATAACTTTAAATCAGAGCCTTTTTGGGAAGTGCTTGCTAAGTTTGATATTGAAGGAAAGAAGTATGAAGGCAAATGGCATCAAGACGGAGAATCGCGTCTTAAAGAAAAAGAAATGGCCTATAAAATTGCTCAGTTTTGCGAAGGAAAAGACGCGGAAGTTCATGAACTCGTAACGGAGCGAAAAGAGTTCCAGCCGCCTTTATTATTTAACCTATCATCACTTCAAGCAACCGCCAATAAAGCGTTTAAGTTTTCTCCTAAAAAGACGCTTGATGTGCTGCAAGGGCTGTACCAGAAAGGAATTGTTTCTTATCCACGATCAGACTCAAACTATGTAACAGAAGGAGAAGCGGAAACGTTTCCTGAGATTTTAGAAAAACTGAGTGCTTTTTCTGAATACGAACATTTATTTCCGCTTCCGTACGCTTCAATTCTAGGAAATAAACGCTATGTAAATGCAAAAAAAGTGAGCGATCACTATGCGATTATTCCAACGGAACAAGTGAAGGACCCCAGCAAACTGTCAGGAGACGAACAGAAAATTTACGACCTAGTCGTAAGACGTCTAATTGCGGCACACTATGAAAAAGCGATTTTCGACTATACAACGATTACGACACTCGTGGAAAAGCGAGCAGCTTTTATTTCAAAAGGAAAGCAGCAAATTCAAGAAGGCTGGCGCAAAGTAATTTTTCAAAACGAGAAAGACGACGACGTTATTCTTCCGAATGTCCAAGAAGGGGAAGAAGGAAAAGTTGTTAAAGTAGACGTGAAAGAAGGTAAAACACAGCCCCCAAAACGCTACACGGAAGGTCAGTTGATTACGCTGATGAAGACAGCAGGCAAGCATTTGGATAATGATGAGCTGGAGAAAATTTTAGCAAAGTCAGAAGGGTTAGGGACTGAAGCTACGCGTGCGGGAATCATTACAATGCTTAAAGACCGTAAATATATTGATGTGAAAAAAAACCAAGTGTTTGCGACTGATAAAGGAAAGGTATTGATTGACGCGATTGGCGATAAAATTTTAGCTTCACCAGAAATGACGGCTAAGTGGGAGCAGCGTTTAGCTGAAATTGGAGAAGGAGCAGCATCGGCCGCTGCTTTTATGGAACAAACAAAAAAGCTGTCAGCTAAAATTATCGAAGACGCTGTCGAAGCAGAAAGTAAGTGGAACTTCAGCGGATACGACACTGAATCCATTCAGCGAAAAGGAAAAGGCAAAGGTAAAAGCTTCTCTTCTAAATCGTTTGGTTCGTGTAAGGTTTGCGACGGAAAAGTAGTCGATAAAGGTTCATTTTACGGATGCTCAAACTATGCAAAAACCAAATGCACGTTTACCGTATCGAAAAAGATTTTAGGTAAAACAGTCACCCAAGCTAATTTAAAAAAACTGTTAAGCGAAGGACAGACAGATTTGATTGAAGGCTTTAAAAAAGGCGATAAAACCTTTAATGCCAAGTTAGAATGGAAAGAAAATAAAGTACAGTTTTTATTTGAAAAATAGAGGGATAAAAAGCGTTTGCTAAAGAGCAAGCGCTTTTTGCATGCGAAGAAACAGGATTTCTCCAGCTTTTCTAGAATTTCTTACATAGCTTATTTATGTAAAGGATGAGATTGATGAAACGAACGGGTAAAGGGATGATTCCGTTTTGGGATTATATTGGCATTGAAGAAACGCTGCTTGAAAAAGGATATGCGGAGTTAAAAATCACGATTCAGCCGCAGCTTCTGCAAGGAAGGGGAACGGTTCATGGAGGCGTTATTGCCACGCTTATCGATGCGGCGGTTGGTTCAGCTGTGCGGTCTTCTCTTTCTGAGGCTGAAAGTGCCAGTACAGTTGAATTAAAAGTAAATTACACAAGGCCGGGTATAGGTGAATATTTAGTTGCTAAATCCACACTGTCTCATCGCGGCAAAACGCTTGCTGTTGGAGAAGTGAAAATTGAAGACAGCAGCGGTAAGCTTGTTGCGCTTGGCAGTGCAACATATATGATTTTTTCAGCAAAAAAAGCTTAGGATTCTAAGCTTTTTTTGCTGAATGCAGCTGCTGGCTAATGAATGCAATGATCGTTTTATAGTAAGCTTTGGGATGAGGAGCAAATTCACTTTTATGGGCTGTACGGTGAATCGGCTCTTTTTTATTTGTTATCCCTTCAATGATCAGTTCTGTTTGATTTCCAAGCCACAGTTCGCAAAAGTGAGAAAACGGCGCTTTTATAAGCCCTGATACTTCTTCTTGCTGCAACGTAAACGCATTAAGAGGGTAAGAGCTGTAGTATAAAAATACGTGTGCAAACTCTTTGTCAATATAATGCGGCTCAGATACTTCATATTTAAATACATCTAAAGGAAGCAATTCATCAAACGAAATATTTACGCCAAGCTCTTCGTGAATTTCTCTTACACCGTCCACAGCGGTTTCTGTATGAAGCAAATGTCCGGCAGCTGTGATATCAAGCGCACCGGGATAATCTTGTTTTTGTTCGCTGCGAATTTGAAAATAAATATAGTCTATATCATTTTCACGGCTGACAAACCAGCAGTGAAACGCTTCGTGCCAATAGCCGTTTTCGTGAACTTCTTTGCGAGACGCTGTTCCTATGCGCTCTTGTTGGTCGTTAAATACGGTTAACACTTCATCGTTCATTATAAAACCCCCATTTGTTTCCTACTTCTTTCTGCTCTAACCTGCCATGAAAGTTATGTAAATAATGGAAGGTGAAAATCTGCGTTGATCCATATAAATATGCACAAAATAAAAGATACATCAATTTTAGTAAAGAAGGTGCATGCGTTGAATCATTGGATGGAAGTGGTACTTCGTTCAGTGCTGATTTTACTTGGCTTGTTTTTTATCACAAAGCTGTTGGGGAAAAAACAGTTATCCAAACTTTCTTTTTTTGAATATATCGTTGGCATTACAATTGGAGATATTGCAGGAACAATTTCAATGGATGTAGATTTACAGGCAAGTCACGGGGTAGTCGCAATTTTAGTGTGGGCATCGTTTCTTATTTTTGTATCAAACGTATCGTTAAAAAGTATAAGCTTTCGAAAAGCGGTGGAAGGGACAACAACGATCCTCATTAAAGAAGGAAAAATTCTTGAGGGAAATGTAAAAAAAGAAAAATATACAGTAGATGAGCTCATGGAGCAGCTTCGGAAAAAAGACATCTTTTACGTAGAAGACGTAGCTTTTGCTATGCTCGAAACCAACGGGGAATTAAGCGTGCTGTTAAAAAAAGAAAAGCAAAACGTTACGAGAGAAGATTTATTAATAAAAGGAGAGGCGACACGATTACCTCAAACGATTATCATGGACGGAAATATAATGAAAGAAGCCGTTCATGAGCTGGGATATAGCGTAGCGTGGGTTAAAGAGCAGCTCAAAAAGAAAGGTGCTGCAGTCGATAAGGTATTTTTAGGTCAAGCAGACTCAGCAGGTCATCTGTATCTTGATTATTATGAAGATTAAGGATGGGACAAAAGCATTTTCCCCTAAGTGAAAAACGAACCATTAATCAACATGTTTGATTAGTGGTTCGTTTTTTGTGATGGTGAATATAGTTTTATTTGTTTCGTTCCTTCTAGCAGTTGCACGGAAATCAACTGCGGTGTAATAAGCAGTCCAGCTCATGTATCTCATTTGTTCGTCTTTAGGTTGGATTCATTTAGTTATGTTTCAACCTTAGCGTGGATCTACTTCTTGTCCGGATTTTATATCCATTACTTTAAGGTTATTTTGAGGCGCTTTAATATCTTTACTTGCAGGCGCTGCTTTTTTATTTTCCACCCAGTCTACTAACAAATCAAAAGATTGATGGGCATATGGAAGCAGGGGCTGAAGCTCTTGATTTGGATCCGTTTGTTTATTCCATACTAAGCTGTCAACGTGATTTCCGTTTTTAACGGTATAAAGGCGATGAAGATTTGTCTTGCCGGCTTTTTTAACGAGCTTTTCATAGCCTTCCGCGTGAATAGACGGGAAGATAAGTGAGTCGAGAGAGCCAGTCATACTAATAAGAGGCACATCAATGTCGCCCGTATTTTCTACTTTTGCTACATTT contains the following coding sequences:
- a CDS encoding DNA topoisomerase III — encoded protein: MKLIIAEKPDQGSTLASQFKPKRHDGYLEIPPNEVFTDGAYVTWAVGHLCQLVSPEDYKPEWKKWSIDTLPMIPDRFQYEVTRSKAKQFQVVKKLLKKPTVTEIIHAGDAGREGELIVRNIIQLSGVHKPMKRLWISSLTPKAIYDGFQQLKDESDTRNLYYEAYTRACADWVVGMNASRVYSILLKKHGMSDVFSAGRVQTPTLALIVKREKEIDNFKSEPFWEVLAKFDIEGKKYEGKWHQDGESRLKEKEMAYKIAQFCEGKDAEVHELVTERKEFQPPLLFNLSSLQATANKAFKFSPKKTLDVLQGLYQKGIVSYPRSDSNYVTEGEAETFPEILEKLSAFSEYEHLFPLPYASILGNKRYVNAKKVSDHYAIIPTEQVKDPSKLSGDEQKIYDLVVRRLIAAHYEKAIFDYTTITTLVEKRAAFISKGKQQIQEGWRKVIFQNEKDDDVILPNVQEGEEGKVVKVDVKEGKTQPPKRYTEGQLITLMKTAGKHLDNDELEKILAKSEGLGTEATRAGIITMLKDRKYIDVKKNQVFATDKGKVLIDAIGDKILASPEMTAKWEQRLAEIGEGAASAAAFMEQTKKLSAKIIEDAVEAESKWNFSGYDTESIQRKGKGKGKSFSSKSFGSCKVCDGKVVDKGSFYGCSNYAKTKCTFTVSKKILGKTVTQANLKKLLSEGQTDLIEGFKKGDKTFNAKLEWKENKVQFLFEK
- a CDS encoding PaaI family thioesterase; its protein translation is MKRTGKGMIPFWDYIGIEETLLEKGYAELKITIQPQLLQGRGTVHGGVIATLIDAAVGSAVRSSLSEAESASTVELKVNYTRPGIGEYLVAKSTLSHRGKTLAVGEVKIEDSSGKLVALGSATYMIFSAKKA
- a CDS encoding NUDIX hydrolase: MMNDEVLTVFNDQQERIGTASRKEVHENGYWHEAFHCWFVSRENDIDYIYFQIRSEQKQDYPGALDITAAGHLLHTETAVDGVREIHEELGVNISFDELLPLDVFKYEVSEPHYIDKEFAHVFLYYSSYPLNAFTLQQEEVSGLIKAPFSHFCELWLGNQTELIIEGITNKKEPIHRTAHKSEFAPHPKAYYKTIIAFISQQLHSAKKA
- a CDS encoding DUF421 domain-containing protein, which codes for MHALNHWMEVVLRSVLILLGLFFITKLLGKKQLSKLSFFEYIVGITIGDIAGTISMDVDLQASHGVVAILVWASFLIFVSNVSLKSISFRKAVEGTTTILIKEGKILEGNVKKEKYTVDELMEQLRKKDIFYVEDVAFAMLETNGELSVLLKKEKQNVTREDLLIKGEATRLPQTIIMDGNIMKEAVHELGYSVAWVKEQLKKKGAAVDKVFLGQADSAGHLYLDYYED